One region of Salvelinus sp. IW2-2015 linkage group LG1, ASM291031v2, whole genome shotgun sequence genomic DNA includes:
- the LOC111969075 gene encoding host cell factor 1 isoform X7, translating into MTFPGSMVSGTTGSTLQPRWKRVLGWSGPVPRPRHGHRAVAIKELMVVFGGGNEGIVDELHVYNTATNQWFIPAVRGDIPPGCAAYGFVCDGTRLLVFGGMVEYGKYSNDLYELQASRWEWKKLKAKSPKNGPPPCARLGHSFSLLGNKCFLFGGLANDSEDPKNNIPRYLNDLYTLELRAGSSVVGWDIPITYGVLPPPRESHTAVVYTEKESKKSHLIIYGGMSGCRLGDLWTLDIDTLTWTKPSVNGTAPLPRSLHSAITITNNNLFGYCLLLISLSASHCRMFVFGGWVPLVMDDVKVATHEKEWKCTNTLACLNLDSMAWESVLMDTLEDNIPRARAGHCSVSINSRLYVWSGRDGYRKAWNNQVCCKDLWYLETERPHAPSRVQLVRANTNSLEVSWGAVSTADTYLLQLQKYDIPAAAAATSPALTATSSLPGNLPKSPAAPSAQNLPHTAILKVAAPQSGTGTSLVTVRANQAVKSPVTVTSLPPGVQMMVPAQIAQGTPIGNSPQMSGMAALAAAAAATQKIPPSSGTVLNIPAGATLVKTMAVSPGSTTVKMSSPLMVSNPATRMLKTAAAQVGTATVSSPNSPNRPIITVHKSGTVTVAQQHQVVTTMVGGVTKTITLVKSPLTMGGSGTLTKGSLPAGTILKLVTSADGKPTTIITTSQAGGTGNKSTILNISGMSPTTTKQGTTIIKTIPMSAIMNQPGATVTSSTGKMPYTILTTKMMTTGTPGKIITTMPKLGTATGQQGLTQVVLKGAPGQPGTILRTVPMGGVRLVTPVTMTSVKPNVTTLVVKGTTGITTLGTVTGTVCSSLAGGSVASANASLATPITTLGTIATLPSQVINPTAITVSAAQASLTTVTTLSTSTMSGNQPTQVTLITTPSGVEAQPVQDLPVSFLASPTPEQPSTEAGDAPGTVTMVCSNPPCETHETGTTNTATTSSTNMGGAMRTTTSAYPGTATGNQGPENLCTGTTFTPATAHSNMGSAQTGTVQSPNQPAVGLTVCSNPPCETHETGTTNTATQSSSGMGNGQTSTVQKVCSNPPCETHETGTTNTPSQASSNMAGNQTGTVTVQGVCSNPPCETHETGTTNTATTATADGADGGTSCTEIPSTTASGTTPATIQSRAITTVTQSTPAPGPSVPSISLITEGAAVSTEEPMQTDAATEGGDTAMETGLPPELMSEGQIGTGLSAEELAATAAAQAAATEEAQARAIQAVLQAAQQAAMNEGNSGSDGQQTTTIPIVLTQQELAALVHQQQQLQEAQAQAQAQQQGNAQALPTEGLAPADSLNDPTSESNGHNEMAAAVSSAVASLLPRTSTETLAPSSTFAVSSPANLQPAASLAEVANGIEGRKLDPQPANIKTLVKKENQWFDVGIVKVTNMVVTHFFIPGDDSQVEDDSGAIPDYNQMKKMELQPGTAYKFRVAGINACGRGSVSEISAFKTCLPGFPGAPCAIKISKSPDGAHLTWEPPSVTSGKIIEYSVYLAIQSTQTAEPKTSTPAQLAFMRVYCGPNPSCLVQSTSLSNAHIDYTTKPAIIFRIAARNEKGYGPATQVRWLQESSKDGASAKPAPKRPAVSSPDVKAAGQKKARTDQ; encoded by the exons ATGACATTTCCTGGTTCAATGGTGTCTGGGACCACTGGCTCAACTCTGCAGCCACGATGGAAGCGGGTTCTAGGATGGTCTGGGCCTGTGCCTCGGCCAAGACACGGTCACAGAGCCGTTGCTATAAAGGAATTGATGGTGGTTTTTGGAGGAGGAAATGAAGGAATTGTGGATGAATTGCATGTCTACAACACAG CGACAAACCAATGGTTTATCCCTGCGGTTCGTGGTGATATTCCCCCTGGATGTGCTGCATACGGTTTTGTTTGTGATGGCACCCGGCTTCTGGTGTTTGGTGGAATGGTGGAATATGGAAAATACAGCAACGATCTCTATGAGCTACAG GCCAGCAGATGGGAATGGAAAAAGTTAAAAGCTAAGTCTCCCAAAAATGGCCCACCTCCCTGTGCTCGACTTGGCCACAGTTTCTCTCTGCTGGGCAACAAGTGCTTCCTGTTTGGAGGGCTGGCTAATGACAGCGAGGACCCCAAAAACAACATCCCTAG ATACCTGAATGATCTGTACACCCTGGAGCTTCGTGCTGGCTCCAGTGTTGTAGGCTGGGATATACCAATTACTTATGGCGTTTTGCCACCTCCTCGCGAGAGCCACACTGCTGTAGTGTACACAGAAAAGGAGAGCAAGAAATCTCACCTGATCATCTATGGAGGGATGAGTGGCTGTCGTCTGGGAGATCTATGGACTCTTGACATTG ACACCCTGACCTGGACCAAGCCATCGGTGAATGGCACAGCACCTCTGCCCAGGAGTCTCCACTCTGCCATCACCATCACAAACAA TAACCTATTTGGTTACTGCTTGCTTCTGATTTCTTTGTCTGCCTCTCATTGTAGGATGTTTGTTTTTGGGGGATGGGTTCCCCTGGTTATGGATGACGTGAAGGTGGCAACACATGAGAAAGAATGGAAGTGCACAAACACTCTGGCCTGCCTAAATCTTG ACTCCATGGCCTGGGAATCAGTGTTGATGGATACCTTGGAGGACAATATCCCAAGGGCCCGGGCAGGACATTGTTCTGTGTCCATCAACTCTAGGTTGTATGTCTGGAGTGGCCGTGACGGTTACCGTAAAGCATGGAACAACCAAGTCTGCTGTAAAGACCTCTGGTACCTTGAGACAG AGAGGCCACACGCTCCCTCGAGAGTGCAGCTTGTCCGTGCCAACACCAACTCCCTGGAGGTGAGCTGGGGCGCTGTGTCCACCGCAGACACCTACCTGCTGCAGCTGCAGAAGTACGATATCCCAGCTGCCGCTGCTGCCACCTCCCCGGCCCTCACCGCCACCTCTTCTCTACCAGGGAACTTGCCCAAAAGCCCAGCTGCTCCCTCTGCTCAGAACCTACCACACACAG CAATCTTGAAGGTTGCAGCCCCTCAGTCTGGCACGGGTACCTCCCTTGTCACTGTGCGAGCCAACCAGGCTGTGAAATCCCCTGTCACTGTAACATCACTTCCTCCAGGGGTTCAGATGATGGTTCCTGCCCAGATTGCCCAAGGAACG CCAATCGGCAATAGCCCTCAGATGAGTGGCATGGCAGCTTTGGCTGCAGCTGCAGCAGCCACACAAAAGATCCCGCCCTCTTCAGGCACTGTGCTCAACATTCCAGCAGGTGCCACCCTTGTCAAAACCATGGCTGTCTCCCCTGGCTCCACCACAGTCAAGATGTCATCTCCTCTCATG GTCAGTAACCCAGCCACTCGCATGCTGAAGACTGCTGCAGCTCAGGTGGGCACAGCGACTGTATCGTCACCCAACTCGCCCAACCGACCCATCATCACTGTGCACAAGTCAGGCACGGTCACCGTAGCCCAGCAACACCAGGTGGTTACCACCATGGTGGGAGGAGTAACCAAGACAATCACCCTGGTCAAGAGCCCCCTTACTATGGGAGGCAGCGGCACTCTG ACTAAGGGTTCTCTCCCTGCCGGCACCATACTGAAGCTGGTGACTTCAGCAGATGGCAagcccaccaccatcatcaccacgtCGCAGGCAGGGGGCACAGGGAACAAATCCACCATCCTGAACATCAGCGGCATGTCGCCCACCACAACCAAACAGGGCACCACCATCATCAAGACCATCCCTATGTCTGCTATTATGAACCAGCCTGGAGCCACAG TGACCAGCAGCACAGGGAAGATGCCCTACACCATTCTCACCACCAAGATGATGACCACTGGCACTCCAGGCAAAATCATCACTACCATGCCTAAGCTTGGCACTGCAACTGGCCAACAGGGGCTGACACAG GTGGTTTTGAAGGGCGCTCCGGGCCAACCTGGCACCATTCTGCGCACTGTACCCATGGGTGGAGTCCGACTCGTCACCCCGGTTACGATGACTTCTGTCAAGCCCAATGTAACTACACTGGTCGTCAAGGGAACAACTG GTATCACCACCCTGGGGACAGTCACAGGCACTGTCTGCTCCAGCCTGGCAGGGGGCAGTGTAGCCAGTGCCAATGCCTCTCTGGCAACTCCCATCACCACCCTGGGCACCATCGCCACCCTGCCCAGCCAAGTCATTAACCCCACGGCCATCACTGTGTCAGCGGCCCAGGCCAGTCTGACCACAGTCACTACCCTGTCCACCTCCACCATG TCGGGGAACCAGCCAACCCAGGTGACTCTAATCACCACCCCCAGCGGGGTTGAAGCTCAGCCAGTGCAGGACCTGCCCGTGTCCTTCCTGGCCTCCCCCACCCCTGAGCAGCCCTCCACTGAGGCCGGGGATGCCCCTGGTACTGTCACCATGGTCTGCTCCAACCCTCCCTGTGAGACTCACGAGACTGGTACCACCAACACCGCAACGACCTCTTCCACCAACATGGGAGGGGCAATGAGG ACAACCACCTCTGCTTACCCCGGAACCGCCACAGGCAACCAGGGACCAGAGAACCTGTGTACCGGCACCACCTTCACCCCCGCCACAGCACACTCTAACATGGGCTCAGCCCAGACCGGCACTGTGCAGAGTCCCAATCAGCCAGCCGTGGGCCTTACAGTTTGCTCTAACCCACCCTGCGAGACACATGAAACGGGCACAACCAACACTGCCACTCAGTCCTCGTCCGGCATGGGTAACGGGCAGACTAGCACTGTGCAGAAAGTGTGCTCAAACCCACCCTGCGAGACCCACGAAACGGGGACCACCAACACCCCATCCCAGGCCAGTTCCAACATGGCTGGGAACCAGACAGGAACAGTGACGGTGCAGGGGGTGTGTTCAAACCCCCCCTGTGAAACCCACGAGACTGGCACCACCAACACGGCAACTACTGCCACAG CAGATGGAGCAGACGGTGGCACCAGCTGTACAGAGATTCCCTCCACTACTGCATCAGGAACAACCCCAGCCACCATCCAGAGCAGAGCTATCACTACTGTGACCCAGTCCACACCAGCCCCAGGGCCCTCAGTACCT TCCATTTCTTTGATCACTGAGGGTGCAGCAGTTTCCACAGAAGAGCCCATGCAGACTGATGCGGCCACAGAGGGGGGAGACACCGCTATGGAGACTGGGTTGCCCCCAGAGCTGATGTCAGAGGGACAGATAGGAACAGGTCTGTCTGCAGAGGAGCTGGCTGCGACTGCAGCAGCACAGGCTGCAGCCACTGAGGAGGCCCAGGCCCGGGCCATCCAGGCAGTTCTCCAGGCAGCACAGCAGGCTGCCATGA ACGAGGGTAATTCTGGCTCGGACGGACAGCAGACCACCACAATCCCCATCGTTCTGACCCAGCAAGAGCTGGCAGCCCTGgtccatcagcagcagcagctccaggaGGCTCAGGCCCAGGCTCAGGCCCAGCAGCAAGGAAACGCCCAAGCCCTGCCCACTGAGGGCCTGGCCCCCGCAGACAGCCTGAATGACCCCACGTCTGAGAGCAACGGACACAACGAGATGGCTGCAGCCGTTTCCAGCGCTGTGGCGTCACTGCTGCCGCGCACCTCCACGGAGA CTCTGGCCCCCTCAAGCACATTTGCTGTTTCCAGTCCAGCCAACCTGCAACCTGCAGCTTCTCTAGCAGAGGTTGCCAATGGCATCGAGGGCAGG AAGCTAGACCCTCAACCAGCCAATATCAAGACACTTGTAAAAAAAGAGAACCAGTGGTTCGATGTTGGAATTGTTAAGGTGACAAACATGGTGGTCACACACTTCTTCATCCCAGGGGATGATTCTCAAGTAGAG gatgACTCGGGCGCCATTCCAGACTATAACCAGATGAAGAAAATGGAGCTGCAGCCTGGCACAGCTTACAAGTTCCGTGTTGCTGGCATCAATGCTTGTGGTCGTGGTTCCGTCTCAGAGATCTCTGCTTTCAAGACCTGTCTACCAGGCTTCCCCGGAGCACCTTGTGCCATCAAAATCAGCAAG AGCCCAGATGGTGCCCACCTCACCTGGGAGCCTCCTTCGGTGACATCAGGGAAGATCATTGAGTATTCTGTGTACCTGGCCATCCAAAGCACCCAGACAGCCGAGCCCAAGACCTCCACCCCAGCCCAGCTGGCCTTCATGCGGGTGTACTGTGggcccaacccctcctgtctggTGCAGTCCACCAGCCTTTCGAACGCCCACATAGACTACACCACCAAGCCCGCCATCATCTTCCGCATTGCCGCGCGCAACGAGAAGGGCTATGGCCCTGCCACACAAGTCCGATGGCTGCAAG AGTCCAGCAAAGATGGCGCCTCGGCAAAACCTGCCCCAAAAAGACCAGCAGTGTCCTCACCTGATGT TAAGGCTGCTGGTCAAAAGAAAGCAAGAACGGACCAGTGA
- the LOC111969075 gene encoding host cell factor 1 isoform X5 produces the protein MTFPGSMVSGTTGSTLQPRWKRVLGWSGPVPRPRHGHRAVAIKELMVVFGGGNEGIVDELHVYNTATNQWFIPAVRGDIPPGCAAYGFVCDGTRLLVFGGMVEYGKYSNDLYELQASRWEWKKLKAKSPKNGPPPCARLGHSFSLLGNKCFLFGGLANDSEDPKNNIPRYLNDLYTLELRAGSSVVGWDIPITYGVLPPPRESHTAVVYTEKESKKSHLIIYGGMSGCRLGDLWTLDIDTLTWTKPSVNGTAPLPRSLHSAITITNNNLFGYCLLLISLSASHCRMFVFGGWVPLVMDDVKVATHEKEWKCTNTLACLNLDSMAWESVLMDTLEDNIPRARAGHCSVSINSRLYVWSGRDGYRKAWNNQVCCKDLWYLETERPHAPSRVQLVRANTNSLEVSWGAVSTADTYLLQLQKYDIPAAAAATSPALTATSSLPGNLPKSPAAPSAQNLPHTAILKVAAPQSGTGTSLVTVRANQAVKSPVTVTSLPPGVQMMVPAQIAQGTPIGNSPQMSGMAALAAAAAATQKIPPSSGTVLNIPAGATLVKTMAVSPGSTTVKMSSPLMVSNPATRMLKTAAAQVGTATVSSPNSPNRPIITVHKSGTVTVAQQHQVVTTMVGGVTKTITLVKSPLTMGGSGTLQISSLGKMISVVQTKPVQTSAVTGQASTNPLSQLIQTKGSLPAGTILKLVTSADGKPTTIITTSQAGGTGNKSTILNISGMSPTTTKQGTTIIKTIPMSAIMNQPGATVTSSTGKMPYTILTTKMMTTGTPGKIITTMPKLGTATGQQGLTQVVLKGAPGQPGTILRTVPMGGVRLVTPVTMTSVKPNVTTLVVKGTTGITTLGTVTGTVCSSLAGGSVASANASLATPITTLGTIATLPSQVINPTAITVSAAQASLTTVTTLSTSTMSGNQPTQVTLITTPSGVEAQPVQDLPVSFLASPTPEQPSTEAGDAPGTVTMVCSNPPCETHETGTTNTATTSSTNMGGAMRTTTSAYPGTATGNQGPENLCTGTTFTPATAHSNMGSAQTGTVQSPNQPAVGLTVCSNPPCETHETGTTNTATQSSSGMGNGQTSTVQKVCSNPPCETHETGTTNTPSQASSNMAGNQTGTVTVQGVCSNPPCETHETGTTNTATTATDGADGGTSCTEIPSTTASGTTPATIQSRAITTVTQSTPAPGPSVPSISLITEGAAVSTEEPMQTDAATEGGDTAMETGLPPELMSEGQIGTGLSAEELAATAAAQAAATEEAQARAIQAVLQAAQQAAMNEGNSGSDGQQTTTIPIVLTQQELAALVHQQQQLQEAQAQAQAQQQGNAQALPTEGLAPADSLNDPTSESNGHNEMAAAVSSAVASLLPRTSTETLAPSSTFAVSSPANLQPAASLAEVANGIEGRKLDPQPANIKTLVKKENQWFDVGIVKVTNMVVTHFFIPGDDSQVEDDSGAIPDYNQMKKMELQPGTAYKFRVAGINACGRGSVSEISAFKTCLPGFPGAPCAIKISKSPDGAHLTWEPPSVTSGKIIEYSVYLAIQSTQTAEPKTSTPAQLAFMRVYCGPNPSCLVQSTSLSNAHIDYTTKPAIIFRIAARNEKGYGPATQVRWLQESSKDGASAKPAPKRPAVSSPDVKAAGQKKARTDQ, from the exons ATGACATTTCCTGGTTCAATGGTGTCTGGGACCACTGGCTCAACTCTGCAGCCACGATGGAAGCGGGTTCTAGGATGGTCTGGGCCTGTGCCTCGGCCAAGACACGGTCACAGAGCCGTTGCTATAAAGGAATTGATGGTGGTTTTTGGAGGAGGAAATGAAGGAATTGTGGATGAATTGCATGTCTACAACACAG CGACAAACCAATGGTTTATCCCTGCGGTTCGTGGTGATATTCCCCCTGGATGTGCTGCATACGGTTTTGTTTGTGATGGCACCCGGCTTCTGGTGTTTGGTGGAATGGTGGAATATGGAAAATACAGCAACGATCTCTATGAGCTACAG GCCAGCAGATGGGAATGGAAAAAGTTAAAAGCTAAGTCTCCCAAAAATGGCCCACCTCCCTGTGCTCGACTTGGCCACAGTTTCTCTCTGCTGGGCAACAAGTGCTTCCTGTTTGGAGGGCTGGCTAATGACAGCGAGGACCCCAAAAACAACATCCCTAG ATACCTGAATGATCTGTACACCCTGGAGCTTCGTGCTGGCTCCAGTGTTGTAGGCTGGGATATACCAATTACTTATGGCGTTTTGCCACCTCCTCGCGAGAGCCACACTGCTGTAGTGTACACAGAAAAGGAGAGCAAGAAATCTCACCTGATCATCTATGGAGGGATGAGTGGCTGTCGTCTGGGAGATCTATGGACTCTTGACATTG ACACCCTGACCTGGACCAAGCCATCGGTGAATGGCACAGCACCTCTGCCCAGGAGTCTCCACTCTGCCATCACCATCACAAACAA TAACCTATTTGGTTACTGCTTGCTTCTGATTTCTTTGTCTGCCTCTCATTGTAGGATGTTTGTTTTTGGGGGATGGGTTCCCCTGGTTATGGATGACGTGAAGGTGGCAACACATGAGAAAGAATGGAAGTGCACAAACACTCTGGCCTGCCTAAATCTTG ACTCCATGGCCTGGGAATCAGTGTTGATGGATACCTTGGAGGACAATATCCCAAGGGCCCGGGCAGGACATTGTTCTGTGTCCATCAACTCTAGGTTGTATGTCTGGAGTGGCCGTGACGGTTACCGTAAAGCATGGAACAACCAAGTCTGCTGTAAAGACCTCTGGTACCTTGAGACAG AGAGGCCACACGCTCCCTCGAGAGTGCAGCTTGTCCGTGCCAACACCAACTCCCTGGAGGTGAGCTGGGGCGCTGTGTCCACCGCAGACACCTACCTGCTGCAGCTGCAGAAGTACGATATCCCAGCTGCCGCTGCTGCCACCTCCCCGGCCCTCACCGCCACCTCTTCTCTACCAGGGAACTTGCCCAAAAGCCCAGCTGCTCCCTCTGCTCAGAACCTACCACACACAG CAATCTTGAAGGTTGCAGCCCCTCAGTCTGGCACGGGTACCTCCCTTGTCACTGTGCGAGCCAACCAGGCTGTGAAATCCCCTGTCACTGTAACATCACTTCCTCCAGGGGTTCAGATGATGGTTCCTGCCCAGATTGCCCAAGGAACG CCAATCGGCAATAGCCCTCAGATGAGTGGCATGGCAGCTTTGGCTGCAGCTGCAGCAGCCACACAAAAGATCCCGCCCTCTTCAGGCACTGTGCTCAACATTCCAGCAGGTGCCACCCTTGTCAAAACCATGGCTGTCTCCCCTGGCTCCACCACAGTCAAGATGTCATCTCCTCTCATG GTCAGTAACCCAGCCACTCGCATGCTGAAGACTGCTGCAGCTCAGGTGGGCACAGCGACTGTATCGTCACCCAACTCGCCCAACCGACCCATCATCACTGTGCACAAGTCAGGCACGGTCACCGTAGCCCAGCAACACCAGGTGGTTACCACCATGGTGGGAGGAGTAACCAAGACAATCACCCTGGTCAAGAGCCCCCTTACTATGGGAGGCAGCGGCACTCTG CAGATTTCCAGCCTTGGCAAGATGATATCTGTGGTACAAACCAAGCCAGTGCAGACATCAGCTGTTACAGGCCAGGCTTCCACTAACCCTCTATCACAGCTCATACAG ACTAAGGGTTCTCTCCCTGCCGGCACCATACTGAAGCTGGTGACTTCAGCAGATGGCAagcccaccaccatcatcaccacgtCGCAGGCAGGGGGCACAGGGAACAAATCCACCATCCTGAACATCAGCGGCATGTCGCCCACCACAACCAAACAGGGCACCACCATCATCAAGACCATCCCTATGTCTGCTATTATGAACCAGCCTGGAGCCACAG TGACCAGCAGCACAGGGAAGATGCCCTACACCATTCTCACCACCAAGATGATGACCACTGGCACTCCAGGCAAAATCATCACTACCATGCCTAAGCTTGGCACTGCAACTGGCCAACAGGGGCTGACACAG GTGGTTTTGAAGGGCGCTCCGGGCCAACCTGGCACCATTCTGCGCACTGTACCCATGGGTGGAGTCCGACTCGTCACCCCGGTTACGATGACTTCTGTCAAGCCCAATGTAACTACACTGGTCGTCAAGGGAACAACTG GTATCACCACCCTGGGGACAGTCACAGGCACTGTCTGCTCCAGCCTGGCAGGGGGCAGTGTAGCCAGTGCCAATGCCTCTCTGGCAACTCCCATCACCACCCTGGGCACCATCGCCACCCTGCCCAGCCAAGTCATTAACCCCACGGCCATCACTGTGTCAGCGGCCCAGGCCAGTCTGACCACAGTCACTACCCTGTCCACCTCCACCATG TCGGGGAACCAGCCAACCCAGGTGACTCTAATCACCACCCCCAGCGGGGTTGAAGCTCAGCCAGTGCAGGACCTGCCCGTGTCCTTCCTGGCCTCCCCCACCCCTGAGCAGCCCTCCACTGAGGCCGGGGATGCCCCTGGTACTGTCACCATGGTCTGCTCCAACCCTCCCTGTGAGACTCACGAGACTGGTACCACCAACACCGCAACGACCTCTTCCACCAACATGGGAGGGGCAATGAGG ACAACCACCTCTGCTTACCCCGGAACCGCCACAGGCAACCAGGGACCAGAGAACCTGTGTACCGGCACCACCTTCACCCCCGCCACAGCACACTCTAACATGGGCTCAGCCCAGACCGGCACTGTGCAGAGTCCCAATCAGCCAGCCGTGGGCCTTACAGTTTGCTCTAACCCACCCTGCGAGACACATGAAACGGGCACAACCAACACTGCCACTCAGTCCTCGTCCGGCATGGGTAACGGGCAGACTAGCACTGTGCAGAAAGTGTGCTCAAACCCACCCTGCGAGACCCACGAAACGGGGACCACCAACACCCCATCCCAGGCCAGTTCCAACATGGCTGGGAACCAGACAGGAACAGTGACGGTGCAGGGGGTGTGTTCAAACCCCCCCTGTGAAACCCACGAGACTGGCACCACCAACACGGCAACTACTGCCACAG ATGGAGCAGACGGTGGCACCAGCTGTACAGAGATTCCCTCCACTACTGCATCAGGAACAACCCCAGCCACCATCCAGAGCAGAGCTATCACTACTGTGACCCAGTCCACACCAGCCCCAGGGCCCTCAGTACCT TCCATTTCTTTGATCACTGAGGGTGCAGCAGTTTCCACAGAAGAGCCCATGCAGACTGATGCGGCCACAGAGGGGGGAGACACCGCTATGGAGACTGGGTTGCCCCCAGAGCTGATGTCAGAGGGACAGATAGGAACAGGTCTGTCTGCAGAGGAGCTGGCTGCGACTGCAGCAGCACAGGCTGCAGCCACTGAGGAGGCCCAGGCCCGGGCCATCCAGGCAGTTCTCCAGGCAGCACAGCAGGCTGCCATGA ACGAGGGTAATTCTGGCTCGGACGGACAGCAGACCACCACAATCCCCATCGTTCTGACCCAGCAAGAGCTGGCAGCCCTGgtccatcagcagcagcagctccaggaGGCTCAGGCCCAGGCTCAGGCCCAGCAGCAAGGAAACGCCCAAGCCCTGCCCACTGAGGGCCTGGCCCCCGCAGACAGCCTGAATGACCCCACGTCTGAGAGCAACGGACACAACGAGATGGCTGCAGCCGTTTCCAGCGCTGTGGCGTCACTGCTGCCGCGCACCTCCACGGAGA CTCTGGCCCCCTCAAGCACATTTGCTGTTTCCAGTCCAGCCAACCTGCAACCTGCAGCTTCTCTAGCAGAGGTTGCCAATGGCATCGAGGGCAGG AAGCTAGACCCTCAACCAGCCAATATCAAGACACTTGTAAAAAAAGAGAACCAGTGGTTCGATGTTGGAATTGTTAAGGTGACAAACATGGTGGTCACACACTTCTTCATCCCAGGGGATGATTCTCAAGTAGAG gatgACTCGGGCGCCATTCCAGACTATAACCAGATGAAGAAAATGGAGCTGCAGCCTGGCACAGCTTACAAGTTCCGTGTTGCTGGCATCAATGCTTGTGGTCGTGGTTCCGTCTCAGAGATCTCTGCTTTCAAGACCTGTCTACCAGGCTTCCCCGGAGCACCTTGTGCCATCAAAATCAGCAAG AGCCCAGATGGTGCCCACCTCACCTGGGAGCCTCCTTCGGTGACATCAGGGAAGATCATTGAGTATTCTGTGTACCTGGCCATCCAAAGCACCCAGACAGCCGAGCCCAAGACCTCCACCCCAGCCCAGCTGGCCTTCATGCGGGTGTACTGTGggcccaacccctcctgtctggTGCAGTCCACCAGCCTTTCGAACGCCCACATAGACTACACCACCAAGCCCGCCATCATCTTCCGCATTGCCGCGCGCAACGAGAAGGGCTATGGCCCTGCCACACAAGTCCGATGGCTGCAAG AGTCCAGCAAAGATGGCGCCTCGGCAAAACCTGCCCCAAAAAGACCAGCAGTGTCCTCACCTGATGT TAAGGCTGCTGGTCAAAAGAAAGCAAGAACGGACCAGTGA